Part of the Ignatzschineria larvae DSM 13226 genome, TGATCTGAATCGTGCAGGAACACCACTACTTGAGATCGTAACCGAGCCTGATATTAGTTCTGCGGAAGAAGCGATTAGCTATTTACGGCAATTACATCAGATTGTGACTTGGCTTGATATTAGTGATGGTAATATGCAGGAAGGTTCATTCCGATGTGATGCAAACGTTTCTGTACGTCGCCCCGGTGAACCTTTAGGAACGCGGACAGAGCTTAAAAATATCAACTCGTTCCGCTTTATTGAGCAGGCGATTAATTATGAAGTGGCGCGTCAAATTAAGATCTTAGAATCAGGTGGTTCAATTGTCCAAGAGACGCGGCTCTACGATCCTGACAAGAACGAGACACGCTCAATGCGTGCCAAAGAGGAAGCGAATGATTACCGCTACTTCCACGATCCGGATCTTCTACCGATCATTATCCCGGAAGAGCGTATTGAAGCGGTTAAGGCTAACTTCCCCTTAATGCCGGAAGCATTGAAATCAGTATTGATGGAGAAATATGATCTATCAGATTATGATGCCGGCGTGATCGTTCAATCACGCGCAATGTCTAATTATTTCTTGGCTTTACTTGCTTTTGATGTCGATGCGAAGAGTGCAGCGAACTGGTTGTTAGGGGATGTGTCTGCTTACTTAAATGAGCAAGATATTACGATTGATGCTCTACCTGTGACTGCTGAACAGTTAGCTGGACTTTTGACGAGAATTGCAGATAAAACAATCTCTAATAGTATTGCGAAAAAAGTTTTTACTTTAATGATTGAGCGTCAAGCAACAGCGGATGCGATTATTGAAGCGGAAGGCCTGAAACAGGTGACCGATACAGGTGCGATTGAAGCTTGGGTCGATGAAGTGATTGCGAAAAATCCAAAACAAGTGGAGCAATTCAAATCAGGACAAACAAAAATCTTAGGATTCTTTGTGGGTCAGGTGATGAAATTGAGTCAAGGTAAGGCAGATCCTGCGGCAATAAATGCGCTTATTTCTGAAAAGCTGAGCTAATCAGTGAATAAATTTTACTCTGTACCTCTAATTTTTGTATAAATTCGTTATAAAAATATATTTATGCAAAGAAATTGGTGTAATAAGTTGTAAATTTAAAAAAAATAACAAATAGCCCTTAAAAGATCACTATCTTTTGAGGGCTTTCTTTTGGATCATCTATTTTAATAGATCATTTATCGATCTAATGATGCTTAATTTTAATGCTTCCATGCATATTGTAAATAGTTTTATAAAAAATAATTTTATTATAAATCAAGTATTAAGGTGGATTAGACCTGTAAAAACAGGAATGGCAACTGTTTTTGTAAAATTAAAAATAGAGAGTTTTGTTAATATTTGCTATACAATAAAAAAATTGTAGACAATTTTATTTGAATATATAAATAATTTTGTTATTATTTGTATGTAAAGTTTATTAAATTTATTAAAAAGATAGAAAATTTAGTGAATTTTAATAAATAGCATCACTGTTATTAATTTTATTGATAATTTTAGGCTATTTATATAATAAAGTTATTAACTATAATATTCAGCTTTAATTAAGTCTAAATTTATTAAAGATCCTATTAGGATCTCACTTATTTTATCACAAGGCTTTAATTAAAGGTTAGCAGAACAGAAGCGAGGCACGCTATGATCCCCATAGAAAGACATGAAGCAATATTATCGGTAGTGGCAGAAAAAGGTATTGCTACCATTAATGAGTTAATTGAGTTACTAGATGTATCTCACATGACTATTCGTCGAGATTTGCAGAAGCTTGAAAAGCAGGGGAAGGTGATTACTGTCTCTGGAGGTGTAAAAGCAGCTGAGCGTCTCTCATCGGAGTTATCACATAAAGTAAAAGAGACGATTAATGAGGATGGAAAACGTCTCATTGGTGCATTAGCCGCACAAGAAATTCCTGAAAATAGTTGTATTTTTTTA contains:
- the gatB gene encoding Asp-tRNA(Asn)/Glu-tRNA(Gln) amidotransferase subunit GatB codes for the protein MSWEIVIGLEVHTQLTTKTKLFSGTSTLYGQPPNTQAGIFDIALPGVLPLLNDAVIDKAIRLAIATNANVERRTIFERKHYFYPDLPKGYQTSQLDAPIVYDGHLMIETENGPKKIRINRAHLEEDAGSSRHGEVPGMTGIDLNRAGTPLLEIVTEPDISSAEEAISYLRQLHQIVTWLDISDGNMQEGSFRCDANVSVRRPGEPLGTRTELKNINSFRFIEQAINYEVARQIKILESGGSIVQETRLYDPDKNETRSMRAKEEANDYRYFHDPDLLPIIIPEERIEAVKANFPLMPEALKSVLMEKYDLSDYDAGVIVQSRAMSNYFLALLAFDVDAKSAANWLLGDVSAYLNEQDITIDALPVTAEQLAGLLTRIADKTISNSIAKKVFTLMIERQATADAIIEAEGLKQVTDTGAIEAWVDEVIAKNPKQVEQFKSGQTKILGFFVGQVMKLSQGKADPAAINALISEKLS